One region of Micromonospora ureilytica genomic DNA includes:
- a CDS encoding RtcB family protein, protein MGFTPLAGTRAPVRVWTDPYAIEPQAAKQLRNIGALPWVQGVAVMPDVHFGKGATVGSVIAMRQAVSPAAVGVDIGCGMSAVRTSLTAADLPDDLAGLRSAIEATIPVGFAQRKDPVDTRRIRGLEQAGWDDFWNRFAGLDRRVAQLETRAQRQIGTLGGGNHFIEVCLEQGGADEGRVWLMLHSGSRNIGKELAERHIGVARGLPHNVDLPDRDLAVFLAGTPEMDAYRRDLWWAQEYARRNRAVMLALLCGVVREHFPQVGYDEPISSHHNYVSEENYGGVDLLVTRKGAIRAGLGDLGIIPGSMGTGSYIVRGRGNPDAYCSASHGAGRRMSRAQAKRTFSTEDLAAQTAGVECRKDAGVVDEIPGAYKDITEVMAQQEDLVEVVAHLKQVVCVKG, encoded by the coding sequence ATGGGATTCACCCCCCTCGCCGGTACCCGGGCACCGGTCCGGGTCTGGACCGACCCGTACGCCATCGAGCCGCAGGCCGCCAAGCAGCTGCGCAACATCGGCGCGCTGCCCTGGGTGCAGGGTGTCGCCGTCATGCCCGACGTGCACTTCGGCAAGGGCGCCACGGTCGGCTCGGTGATCGCGATGCGGCAGGCCGTCTCGCCGGCCGCGGTCGGCGTCGACATCGGCTGCGGGATGTCGGCGGTCCGTACCTCGCTGACCGCCGCCGACCTGCCGGACGACCTGGCCGGGCTGCGTTCCGCGATTGAGGCCACCATCCCGGTCGGCTTCGCCCAGCGCAAGGACCCGGTCGACACCCGTCGGATCCGGGGCCTGGAGCAGGCCGGCTGGGACGACTTCTGGAACCGGTTCGCCGGCCTGGACCGGCGGGTGGCGCAACTGGAGACGCGGGCGCAGCGGCAGATCGGCACCCTCGGCGGGGGCAACCACTTCATCGAGGTCTGCCTGGAGCAGGGCGGCGCCGACGAGGGGCGAGTCTGGCTGATGCTGCACTCCGGGTCCCGCAACATCGGCAAGGAGCTGGCCGAGCGGCACATCGGGGTGGCCCGGGGGCTGCCGCACAACGTCGACCTTCCGGACCGGGACCTGGCCGTGTTCCTCGCCGGGACGCCGGAGATGGACGCGTACCGGCGGGATCTGTGGTGGGCGCAGGAGTACGCGCGGCGCAACCGGGCGGTCATGCTGGCCCTGCTCTGCGGCGTGGTGCGTGAGCACTTCCCGCAGGTCGGCTACGACGAGCCCATATCTTCTCACCACAACTATGTCTCCGAGGAGAACTACGGCGGGGTGGACCTGCTGGTGACCCGCAAGGGCGCCATCCGAGCCGGCCTGGGTGACCTGGGCATCATCCCCGGGTCGATGGGCACCGGGTCGTACATCGTGCGGGGGCGGGGAAACCCGGACGCGTACTGCTCGGCGTCGCACGGGGCGGGGCGTCGGATGTCGCGGGCGCAGGCCAAGCGGACGTTCAGCACCGAGGACCTGGCCGCGCAGACCGCCGGGGTGGAGTGCCGCAAGGACGCCGGGGTGGTCGACGAGATTCCCGGCGCGTACAAGGACATCACCGAGGTGATGGCCCAGCAGGAGGACCTGGTCGAGGTGGTCGCGCACCTCAAGCAGGTGGTCTGCGTGAAGGGCTGA
- a CDS encoding LacI family DNA-binding transcriptional regulator, producing the protein MGADDGRRVTITAIAREAGVSVPTVSRVLNGRSDVAPDTRERVEELLRHHGYRRRTSRSVRRAGLVDLVFNDLDSPWAVEIIRGVEDVGHGAGVGTVVSAIHRQPTAARQWLQNLRTRATDGVIFVTSHLSPPLHAQLRRLNVPVVVVDPAGVPAMDVPTIGATNWAGGLAATEHLLAIGHRRIGFVAGPTHLLCSRARLDGYRAGLEAAGVPVDDKLIYPGDFYHASGFSGGTALLDLADPPTGIFASSDQMAFGVYEAIRRRGLRVPDDVSVVGFDDLPEARWASPPLTTVRQPLVEMGRLAARTVLRLAQGEGIDSPRVELATEMVVRDSTAAPTTGSPAST; encoded by the coding sequence GTGGGCGCGGACGACGGACGCAGGGTGACCATCACCGCGATCGCACGGGAGGCCGGAGTGTCGGTGCCGACCGTGTCACGGGTGCTCAACGGCCGCTCCGATGTGGCCCCGGACACCCGCGAGCGGGTCGAAGAGTTGTTGCGCCACCACGGCTACCGGCGTCGCACCAGCCGCAGCGTTCGTCGTGCCGGTCTCGTCGACCTGGTCTTCAACGACCTGGACAGCCCCTGGGCCGTGGAAATCATCCGGGGCGTGGAGGATGTCGGGCACGGCGCGGGCGTCGGCACCGTGGTCTCCGCGATCCACCGGCAGCCCACAGCGGCCCGGCAGTGGTTGCAGAACCTGCGCACCCGGGCCACCGACGGCGTCATCTTCGTGACGTCGCACCTGAGCCCACCGCTGCACGCGCAACTGCGTCGCCTCAACGTGCCGGTGGTGGTCGTCGACCCGGCCGGGGTGCCGGCCATGGACGTGCCGACGATCGGCGCCACCAACTGGGCCGGCGGGCTCGCCGCGACCGAACATCTGCTCGCGATCGGGCACCGGCGCATCGGTTTCGTGGCCGGGCCGACGCACCTGCTGTGCAGCCGTGCGCGGCTCGACGGTTACCGGGCCGGGCTGGAGGCCGCCGGGGTGCCGGTGGACGACAAGCTGATCTACCCGGGCGACTTCTACCACGCCTCCGGCTTCTCCGGCGGGACCGCGCTGCTCGACCTCGCCGACCCGCCGACCGGCATCTTCGCCTCCAGCGACCAGATGGCCTTCGGTGTCTACGAGGCCATCCGACGCCGCGGGCTCCGCGTCCCGGACGACGTGAGCGTTGTCGGTTTCGACGACCTGCCGGAAGCCCGCTGGGCCTCACCGCCGCTGACCACCGTGCGCCAACCGTTGGTCGAGATGGGACGGTTGGCCGCCCGGACCGTGCTACGCCTGGCCCAGGGCGAGGGCATCGACTCGCCCCGGGTGGAACTCGCCACCGAGATGGTCGTTCGCGACAGCACCGCCGCCCCGACGACCGGGTCGCCCGCCTCGACGTGA
- a CDS encoding MFS transporter — protein MPGTTSTAPGAPNAGPSTGAPHPRRWIALAVIAVSQLMVVLDATIVNIALPQAQADLGITDANRQWVITAYTLAFGGLLLLGGRIADYWGRKRTFLVGMTGFALASALGGLATTGEMLFAARALQGAFGALLAPAALALLTVLFTEATERAKAFAVYGAIAGGGSAVGLLLGGVLTEYADWRWCLLVNIPVAAIAIAFALPLVPESRAHGNTRYDVPGAIVVTAGLVSLVYGFTKAAEDGWDATATLGFIAAGVVLLAAFVVIELRSSHPLLPLRIILDRNRGGAFLTSTLIGAGLFGAFLFLTFYFQVVLQYKPLEAGLASLPVTAGVLIAAGGASQLMPRLGAKPLMVAGAVLAALGMLVLTQIDVNTSFLTHLLPAQVILGLGLGFTFVPLSSLALVGVPEHDAGAASATLNATQQIGGSLGTALLNTFYTSAVAAYLVGKAPNPVNQVDALVHGYRVAFAWGAALIVLAGLATLVLVKVRKEDIPTGNTVHMG, from the coding sequence ATGCCCGGAACCACCTCGACCGCGCCCGGCGCGCCCAACGCCGGGCCGTCGACTGGCGCACCGCACCCGCGGCGCTGGATCGCGCTGGCGGTCATCGCGGTCTCACAGCTGATGGTCGTCCTGGACGCCACGATCGTGAACATCGCGCTGCCGCAGGCCCAGGCCGACCTGGGGATCACCGACGCGAACCGGCAGTGGGTGATCACCGCCTACACGCTGGCCTTCGGTGGTCTGCTGCTGCTCGGCGGTCGCATCGCCGACTACTGGGGGCGCAAGCGCACCTTCCTGGTCGGCATGACCGGTTTCGCGCTCGCCTCCGCCCTGGGCGGTCTGGCCACCACCGGTGAGATGCTCTTCGCCGCTCGCGCGTTGCAGGGCGCCTTCGGCGCGCTGCTCGCCCCGGCCGCGCTGGCGCTGCTCACCGTTCTCTTCACCGAGGCCACCGAGCGGGCCAAGGCCTTCGCGGTGTACGGCGCGATCGCCGGCGGTGGATCCGCGGTCGGCCTGCTGCTCGGCGGGGTGCTCACCGAGTACGCCGACTGGCGCTGGTGCCTGCTGGTCAACATCCCGGTCGCCGCCATCGCCATCGCCTTCGCGCTCCCACTGGTGCCGGAGAGCCGGGCCCACGGCAACACCCGCTACGACGTACCCGGTGCGATCGTGGTGACCGCCGGCCTCGTCTCCCTGGTCTACGGCTTCACCAAGGCCGCCGAGGACGGCTGGGACGCCACCGCGACGCTCGGTTTCATCGCCGCGGGCGTGGTGCTGCTCGCCGCCTTCGTGGTGATCGAGCTGCGCTCCAGCCACCCGCTGCTGCCGCTGCGGATCATCCTGGACCGCAACCGGGGCGGGGCGTTCCTCACCTCGACGTTGATCGGCGCCGGCCTGTTCGGGGCGTTCCTCTTCCTCACCTTCTACTTCCAGGTGGTGCTGCAGTACAAGCCCCTCGAAGCCGGTCTCGCGTCACTGCCGGTCACCGCCGGTGTGCTGATCGCCGCGGGTGGCGCCAGCCAGCTGATGCCCCGCTTGGGTGCCAAGCCGCTGATGGTCGCCGGTGCGGTGCTCGCCGCCCTGGGCATGCTGGTGCTGACCCAGATCGACGTGAACACCTCGTTCCTCACCCACCTGCTGCCCGCGCAGGTCATCCTGGGCCTGGGGCTGGGCTTCACCTTCGTCCCGCTGTCCAGCCTCGCCCTGGTCGGGGTGCCGGAGCACGACGCCGGCGCGGCCAGCGCGACGCTCAACGCCACCCAGCAGATCGGTGGTTCGCTCGGCACCGCGCTGCTGAACACCTTCTACACCAGCGCTGTCGCCGCCTACCTGGTCGGCAAGGCGCCGAACCCGGTCAACCAGGTGGACGCACTGGTGCACGGCTACCGGGTGGCCTTCGCCTGGGGCGCGGCGCTGATCGTGCTCGCCGGACTGGCCACCCTGGTCCTGGTGAAGGTCCGCAAGGAGGACATCCCGACCGGCAACACCGTGCACATGGGCTGA
- a CDS encoding spore photoproduct lyase family protein, whose translation MTSPDAVDVDQPLAVDVPAAPHDASGERVPTRDLAGLAPPARSARRWTPSRVVATPAALDHPHGQRIVERVRALGIEVEHLRANRLTGVRGQTDRETYARAKSTMAIVVSPPSRRVLQPIAPSADWRVDLAEGCPAHCQYCYLAGSLSGPPVTRVYADLDDILAGLNAYAGRGTVTSRNARRADEGTTFEASCYTDPLALEHLTGSWRRAVQHFADWDAPVQLRWTTKYADVDTFVGLPHAGRTRVRFSVNCAPVSERFEGGTARVPDRLAALRRLALDGYPVGLTIAPIIALPDWREHYGELLDQVRAAVDGVPGLDLTAELITHRFTPGSKEVLLGWYPRTRLEMDEESRTRKHGKFGAVKYVYPREQMTELRDWFTAELTARVPACRILYWT comes from the coding sequence ATGACCAGCCCGGACGCCGTCGACGTAGACCAGCCGCTCGCCGTTGACGTGCCCGCCGCGCCGCACGACGCCAGCGGCGAGCGGGTGCCGACCCGCGACCTGGCCGGCCTCGCGCCGCCGGCCCGGTCGGCGCGCCGCTGGACCCCGAGCCGGGTGGTGGCCACCCCCGCCGCGCTCGACCACCCGCACGGCCAACGGATCGTCGAGCGGGTACGGGCACTCGGCATCGAGGTGGAACACCTGCGCGCGAACCGGCTCACCGGGGTACGCGGGCAGACCGACCGGGAGACGTACGCCCGAGCCAAGTCGACAATGGCGATCGTGGTGAGCCCACCCTCGCGGCGTGTCCTGCAACCCATCGCGCCCAGCGCCGACTGGCGGGTCGATCTGGCCGAGGGCTGCCCCGCGCACTGCCAGTACTGCTACCTCGCCGGATCCCTGTCCGGCCCACCGGTGACCCGGGTGTACGCGGACCTCGACGACATCCTCGCCGGGCTGAACGCGTACGCCGGGCGCGGGACGGTGACCAGCCGCAACGCGCGGCGCGCCGACGAGGGCACCACCTTCGAGGCGTCCTGCTACACCGACCCGCTCGCCCTGGAACACCTGACCGGCAGCTGGCGGCGGGCGGTGCAGCACTTCGCCGACTGGGACGCGCCAGTGCAGTTGCGCTGGACCACCAAGTACGCCGACGTGGACACCTTCGTCGGGCTGCCGCACGCCGGCCGCACCCGGGTCCGCTTCAGCGTCAACTGCGCCCCGGTGAGCGAACGGTTCGAGGGCGGCACCGCCCGGGTGCCGGACCGGCTGGCCGCGCTGCGGCGGCTCGCCCTCGACGGCTACCCGGTCGGGCTGACCATCGCACCGATCATCGCGCTGCCCGACTGGCGGGAGCACTACGGCGAGTTACTCGACCAGGTCCGCGCGGCGGTCGACGGGGTGCCGGGCCTGGACCTGACCGCCGAGCTGATCACCCACCGGTTCACGCCTGGCAGCAAGGAGGTGCTGCTCGGCTGGTACCCGCGGACCCGACTGGAGATGGACGAGGAGTCCCGCACCCGCAAGCACGGCAAGTTCGGTGCGGTGAAGTACGTCTACCCCCGCGAGCAGATGACCGAGCTGCGCGACTGGTTCACCGCCGAGCTGACCGCCCGCGTCCCGGCCTGCCGAATCCTCTACTGGACCTGA
- a CDS encoding maleylpyruvate isomerase family mycothiol-dependent enzyme, whose translation MSTAADQIITALRAGHEELAALVRDLKEDDLLQPSGASEWQVSQVLSHLGSGAEINLATLDAARTGAPGPDGDFNRGVWARWDAMSPAEHAAGFLATNERLVEAYEALDAETRASMRIDLGFLPEPVDVATAARFRLSEFALHQWDAEVAFNRFAAVTPGAVALLLDQVGGMLAWTSRPQELAGEATLLVRLHAPERTFGLRLGEKVEVVDAPERPDGELVAPAEAWLRLATGRLGPQYTPDGVLVTGSVTLDDLRRVFVGF comes from the coding sequence ATGTCGACAGCAGCTGACCAGATCATCACAGCTCTTCGAGCGGGCCACGAGGAGCTCGCCGCCCTCGTACGGGACCTCAAGGAAGACGACCTGCTCCAGCCGTCGGGGGCCAGCGAGTGGCAGGTGTCCCAGGTGCTGAGCCACCTGGGCAGCGGCGCCGAGATCAACCTGGCGACGCTGGACGCCGCCCGCACCGGCGCACCCGGCCCGGACGGGGACTTCAACCGTGGCGTCTGGGCACGCTGGGACGCGATGTCCCCGGCCGAGCACGCCGCCGGGTTCCTCGCCACCAACGAGCGGCTGGTCGAGGCGTACGAGGCGCTGGACGCCGAGACCCGGGCCTCGATGCGGATCGACCTCGGCTTCCTGCCGGAGCCGGTCGACGTGGCCACCGCGGCCCGGTTCCGGCTCAGTGAGTTCGCCCTGCACCAGTGGGACGCCGAGGTGGCGTTCAACAGGTTCGCGGCGGTGACGCCGGGGGCGGTGGCGCTGCTGCTCGACCAGGTCGGCGGCATGCTGGCCTGGACCAGCCGGCCGCAGGAGTTGGCCGGGGAAGCCACCCTGCTGGTCCGCCTGCACGCACCCGAGCGGACGTTCGGGCTGCGGCTGGGCGAGAAGGTCGAGGTCGTCGACGCGCCGGAGCGTCCCGACGGGGAGCTGGTGGCCCCGGCCGAGGCGTGGTTGCGGCTGGCCACCGGACGGCTGGGCCCCCAGTACACCCCCGACGGGGTGCTGGTGACCGGCTCGGTGACCCTCGACGACCTGCGCCGGGTCTTCGTCGGCTTCTGA
- a CDS encoding RICIN domain-containing protein, with amino-acid sequence MSLFVALVVALTAGLAVNASRSAQAAPTFKVLAFYNGTWDAAHIDFVKDARAWFPQAAAQHGFSWEATNNWGLLNTANLAQYKVVMFLDDAPPTAQRAAFQQYMQNGGAWLGFHVSAWTDNPSSWSWYYNTFLGTGSFQTNTWGPTRVTMRADNRTHAATRNLPATFPSSISEWYSWSNDLRQNPNIDILASVDPSSFPVGTDPNQSWYGGYYPLVWSNRQYKMLYANFGHNAMNYSTNTGLSSTFDSAQQNQLLIDGLHWLAGVGSVPPTTPPPSDGISPTAWHTAVNRASGKCVDARAAASANGTAIQQYACNSSTAQQYQFVPTSGGYLRVNNRNNSAQVIDVTDRSTADSAKIQLWSYSGGNNQQWRAESEGGGYYRLVNRSSGKCLDVPGASTADSVQLIQYTCNGTAAQSFRLVPQA; translated from the coding sequence TTGTCGTTGTTCGTCGCCCTGGTCGTCGCGTTGACCGCCGGCCTCGCGGTCAACGCCTCGCGTAGCGCCCAGGCCGCGCCGACGTTCAAGGTCCTGGCCTTCTACAACGGCACCTGGGACGCCGCGCACATCGACTTCGTCAAGGACGCCCGCGCCTGGTTCCCGCAGGCCGCCGCCCAACACGGCTTCTCCTGGGAGGCCACCAACAACTGGGGCCTGCTCAACACCGCAAACCTGGCCCAGTACAAGGTCGTCATGTTCCTGGACGACGCCCCGCCGACCGCGCAGCGGGCCGCGTTCCAGCAGTACATGCAGAACGGCGGGGCGTGGCTGGGCTTCCACGTCAGCGCGTGGACCGACAACCCGTCGAGCTGGAGCTGGTACTACAACACCTTCCTCGGCACCGGCTCGTTCCAGACGAACACCTGGGGACCCACCCGGGTCACCATGCGCGCCGACAACCGCACCCACGCCGCCACCCGGAACCTCCCGGCGACCTTCCCGTCGTCGATCAGCGAGTGGTACTCCTGGAGCAACGACCTGCGGCAGAACCCCAACATCGACATCCTGGCCTCGGTCGACCCGTCCAGCTTCCCGGTCGGCACGGACCCCAACCAGTCCTGGTACGGCGGCTACTACCCGCTGGTCTGGAGCAATCGGCAGTACAAGATGCTCTACGCCAACTTCGGCCACAACGCGATGAACTACAGCACCAACACCGGGCTGTCCTCCACCTTCGACAGCGCGCAACAGAACCAACTGCTGATCGACGGGCTGCACTGGCTCGCCGGCGTGGGCAGCGTCCCGCCGACCACGCCCCCGCCGTCCGACGGCATCTCGCCGACCGCCTGGCACACCGCTGTCAACCGGGCCAGCGGCAAGTGCGTGGACGCCCGCGCCGCCGCCAGTGCGAACGGCACGGCCATCCAGCAGTACGCCTGCAACAGCAGCACCGCGCAGCAGTACCAGTTCGTGCCGACAAGCGGCGGGTACCTGCGGGTCAACAACCGCAACAACAGCGCCCAGGTGATCGACGTGACCGACCGGTCGACCGCCGACTCGGCGAAGATCCAGCTCTGGTCCTACAGCGGCGGCAACAACCAGCAGTGGCGGGCCGAGTCCGAGGGGGGCGGCTACTACCGCCTGGTCAACCGCTCCAGCGGTAAGTGCCTCGACGTGCCGGGAGCGTCCACGGCGGACAGCGTCCAGCTCATCCAGTACACCTGCAACGGCACCGCGGCCCAGTCCTTCCGCCTGGTGCCGCAGGCATAG
- a CDS encoding helix-turn-helix transcriptional regulator — MVETSVRLLRLLTLLQVRREWSGAELAERLAVTTRTIRTDVERLRVLGYQIESHPGVAGGYRLGAGSALPPLLLDDDEAVAVAVGLRAAAGGSVTGIEETSLRALAKLEQSLPSRLRHRVDALRSATVSAAGGGPTVDADTLTTVSTAAHRRERLRFDYAGHDGTVSVRDVEPYRLVYTGRRWYLLGWDTDRGDWRTFRADRIQPRVPTGPRFAPREPPGGDAVAHVLRGVGSTAWPHPARVRLHAPAETMAQRIPTTAGLLEAIDDRACLLHTGGESLGNLAAFLGTLAVDFDVLDPPELRAVVRDVAVRFARAAGPAPG; from the coding sequence ATGGTGGAGACCTCCGTGCGCCTGCTGCGGCTGCTGACTCTCCTGCAGGTGCGCCGGGAGTGGTCCGGCGCCGAGTTGGCCGAACGGCTCGCGGTCACCACCCGCACGATACGTACGGATGTGGAGCGGCTGCGGGTGCTGGGCTACCAGATCGAGTCGCACCCGGGAGTCGCCGGCGGCTACCGGCTCGGTGCCGGGTCGGCGCTGCCGCCGCTGCTCCTCGACGACGACGAGGCCGTGGCGGTGGCCGTCGGCCTGCGGGCGGCGGCGGGTGGCTCGGTGACCGGCATCGAGGAGACCTCGCTGCGGGCGCTGGCCAAGTTGGAGCAGTCGCTGCCGTCACGGCTGCGGCACCGGGTGGACGCCCTGCGCTCGGCGACGGTCTCCGCCGCCGGCGGTGGCCCGACAGTGGACGCCGACACACTCACCACCGTCTCCACGGCCGCGCACCGCCGGGAGCGGCTGCGGTTCGACTACGCCGGGCACGACGGCACGGTCAGCGTGCGCGATGTCGAGCCGTACCGTCTGGTCTACACCGGGCGGCGGTGGTATCTGCTGGGGTGGGACACCGACCGGGGCGACTGGCGGACCTTCCGCGCCGACCGGATCCAGCCCCGGGTGCCGACCGGCCCACGCTTCGCGCCCCGGGAGCCGCCCGGTGGTGACGCGGTCGCGCACGTGCTGCGCGGCGTCGGCTCCACGGCCTGGCCGCACCCCGCCCGGGTACGGCTGCACGCCCCGGCCGAGACGATGGCGCAACGGATCCCCACCACGGCGGGCCTGCTGGAAGCGATCGACGACCGGGCCTGTCTGCTGCACACCGGCGGCGAGTCGCTGGGCAATCTGGCCGCCTTCCTCGGCACCCTGGCTGTCGACTTCGACGTGCTCGACCCACCGGAGCTGCGCGCCGTCGTCCGGGACGTCGCCGTGCGGTTCGCGCGCGCCGCCGGTCCCGCGCCGGGGTGA
- a CDS encoding peptidylprolyl isomerase, which translates to MSSELEPRPAVAAPRRPVRALTRLAGVTVLAGALVVGASATALAAPGPSTGAERVSAAPLAAVDTAARPPRTTHGPCAYTETPDEPAARPVPLPPDPRRTPARGSVRVTVATNHGPIGLTLDRAAAPCTVQSFLHLVSKRFYDRTPCHRLTAYPTLSVLQCGDPSGTGEGGPGYRYRDELPTDLPPAPTDPTGERRVYARGVLAMANAGPDTNGSQFFLVYANSALRPNYTIFGEVDGAGLATLDRIAAGGVAPTAEDPAPVDGAPALPVTIRKAVRWHHHH; encoded by the coding sequence GTGTCGAGTGAACTCGAACCGCGCCCCGCAGTGGCGGCACCCCGCCGGCCGGTGCGCGCCCTGACCCGCCTCGCGGGGGTGACAGTGCTCGCCGGGGCGCTGGTCGTCGGCGCGTCCGCCACCGCGCTCGCCGCGCCGGGCCCGTCGACCGGCGCGGAGCGCGTGTCCGCCGCGCCGCTGGCCGCTGTCGACACCGCCGCCCGGCCGCCGCGCACCACCCACGGCCCGTGCGCGTACACCGAGACCCCGGACGAACCCGCGGCCCGGCCGGTGCCGCTGCCGCCCGACCCGCGACGGACCCCGGCCCGGGGCAGCGTCCGGGTGACAGTGGCGACCAACCACGGGCCGATCGGGTTGACTCTGGACCGGGCCGCCGCGCCGTGCACGGTGCAGAGCTTCCTGCACCTGGTGAGCAAGCGCTTCTACGACCGCACCCCGTGCCACCGGCTCACCGCGTACCCGACGCTGAGCGTGTTGCAGTGCGGTGACCCGTCCGGCACTGGTGAGGGCGGCCCGGGCTACCGGTACCGCGACGAGTTGCCGACCGACCTGCCGCCCGCGCCCACCGACCCGACCGGGGAGCGCCGGGTGTACGCCCGGGGCGTGCTGGCCATGGCCAACGCCGGGCCGGACACCAACGGCAGCCAGTTCTTCCTGGTCTACGCCAACTCCGCGTTGCGCCCCAACTACACGATCTTCGGCGAGGTCGACGGGGCCGGCCTGGCCACCCTGGACCGGATCGCCGCCGGGGGAGTGGCGCCGACCGCCGAGGACCCGGCACCGGTCGACGGCGCGCCCGCGCTGCCGGTGACCATCCGCAAGGCCGTCCGCTGGCACCACCACCACTGA
- a CDS encoding M15 family metallopeptidase, with product MRYRLAAVLVLALAALLGGCSRPEPRPAPAAPQPTSASPTPAPTPSTSAAAPLPGFVVLTDLDPRIHADIRYATPHNFVGRPITGYREPLCLLTRQAAEALRRVQDAALAGGHSLKVYDCYRPQPAVDDFVAWSKRPAEQQTKAEFYPDLAKNRLFADGYIGAPTAHSRGSTLDLTLVDEPAASQPPYRVGQPLVACTAPRGQRFADNSIDMGTGFDCFDSRAHTADPRITGPARDNRRLLQRLMTDAGFVNYDREWWHYSLRDEPYPDTFFAAPVARPSVG from the coding sequence GTGCGCTACCGCCTGGCCGCCGTGCTCGTGCTCGCGCTCGCCGCGCTGCTCGGCGGCTGCTCGCGGCCGGAGCCCCGACCCGCGCCGGCCGCGCCGCAACCGACGTCGGCGAGCCCCACACCCGCGCCGACCCCGTCCACCTCCGCCGCGGCACCGCTGCCAGGGTTCGTGGTGCTGACCGACCTCGACCCGCGCATCCACGCCGACATCCGCTACGCGACACCGCACAACTTCGTCGGCCGGCCGATCACCGGCTACCGCGAGCCGCTGTGCCTGCTCACCCGGCAGGCGGCCGAGGCGTTGCGCCGCGTACAGGACGCCGCGCTGGCCGGTGGGCACAGCCTCAAGGTGTACGACTGCTACCGCCCGCAGCCAGCGGTGGACGACTTCGTCGCCTGGTCGAAGCGCCCCGCTGAGCAGCAGACCAAGGCCGAGTTCTACCCGGACCTCGCCAAGAACCGGCTCTTCGCCGACGGTTACATCGGCGCGCCCACCGCGCACAGCCGCGGCAGCACCCTGGACCTGACACTGGTCGACGAGCCCGCCGCCAGCCAACCTCCGTACCGGGTCGGGCAACCGCTGGTCGCCTGCACCGCGCCGCGTGGGCAGCGCTTCGCGGACAACAGCATCGACATGGGTACGGGCTTCGACTGCTTCGACTCCCGGGCGCACACCGCCGACCCCCGCATCACCGGGCCGGCGCGGGACAACCGCCGGCTGTTGCAGCGGCTGATGACCGACGCCGGGTTCGTCAACTACGACCGTGAGTGGTGGCACTACAGCCTGCGCGACGAGCCGTACCCGGACACGTTCTTCGCGGCCCCGGTCGCCCGCCCCTCGGTCGGGTGA